The Lasioglossum baleicum chromosome 18, iyLasBale1, whole genome shotgun sequence genomic sequence ACCTCGAAAAGAAGCGTCTGTTCTTCCCGAGGTTCTTCTTCCTGTCCAACGATGAGCTGCTGGAGATACTATCCGAGACCAAGGACCCTCAACGAGTCCAGCCACACCTGAAGAAGTGCTTCGAAGGCATCAGCAAGCTGCGGTTCACTGCAGAAGAGGAGATCATTGGGATGTTGTCAGATCAAGAGGAATACGTCCCGTTCAGTGGGAAAATATACCCTGCGGACGCAAAGGGCATGGTTGAAAAGTGGCTTAGCCAAGTGGAGAAGCTTATGGTAACCTCTCTCCGCGACATTGCTGAAGAGAGCGTGATAGCATACTTCACTACCCCCAGGGACGAGTGGATATTCTCCTGGCCAGGTCAGATCGTGATCTGTGCTAGCCAAGTGCACTGGACCAGCGAGGTTTGCGAGTCCTTCGAGACTCGCAGCATAGCGAGGTATTTAATGAAGTGCAACTATCAAATTGAAGAGGCTGTTGCCTTGGTCAGGGGAAAATTAGATTCTGGAGCTAGGATAACGATGAACGCGTTGATCGTAATTGACGTCCATGCACGAGATGTAGTCAAGTTGCTTGTTCAGAATCAGGTGCAGGACGTGATGGACTTTGATTGGATATCGCAGTTGAGGTACTACTGGCTGGGTAACACCATCACTGTCGCGATGATCACCACCAGTATATTGTATGCCTTTGAGTATCTAGGTAACACGGCCAGATTGGTAATCACACCTTTGACTGACAGGTGTTACAGAACTCTGATGGGAGctttgaaattgaattttggtGGCTCTCCGGAGGGGCCTGCTGGGACTGGTAAAACAGAGACAGCCAAGGACCTGGCGAAAGCTGTCGCCAAACAGTGCGTCGTGTTCAATTGCTCTGATGGTCTTGATTATAAAGCGATGGGGAAGTTCTTCAAGGGACTCTCTCAGTCTGGTGCCTGGGCCTGCTTTGACGAGTTCAATAGAATCGAGTTAGAAGTGCTTTCAGTGATAGCACAGCAAATCCTGTCCATACAAATGGCCATCAGCATGAAATTGGAGACATTCATGTTCGAGGGGACGGAGCTGAAGCTGAATCCCACGTGTTACATCATAATCACAATGAACCCTGGTTATGCTGGTCGCCAGGAGCTTCCAGATAATCTTAAAGTGCTGTTTCGCTCTGTGGCCATGATGGTACCTGACTACGCCATGATCGGAGAGATTACTTTATACTCCTTCGGTTTCATAGACGCCAAGAACTTAGCAGAGAAGATAGTTCACACGTACAAACTGTGCTCTGAGCAGCTCAGCTCGCAGAATCACTATGACTACGGCATGCGAGCTGTGAAGACTGTTCTCATTGCTGCTGGGAACCTGAAACTGAAGTATCCGATGGAGAACGAGTCCATGTTGGTTCTCAGAGCTATCATTGATGTGAATCTTCCAAAATTCTTGGCCCAAGATGTTCCTCTGTTCAATGGTATCTATACAGATTTGTTCCCTGGCGTTGAACTACCTCAGCCTGATCGAGACGAATTGATCAATTTGCTGAAAGTGATCTTGGAAAAGAGAAATCTGCAAGCTACGCCCTGGTACATGGAGAAGATAGTGCAGATTTATGAGATGATCCTAGTGCGTCATGGATTAATGATTGTTGGACACACGCTTAGTGGGAAAACAATGGCGTACCAATGTCTAGCAGAGGCTTTAGGCGAGCTGGCAGGTAAAAGACGGGCTACTATGAGGGAGTACCAAACTGTTTACAAGATCATCAACCCGAAGGCTATCACTCTGGAACAGTTGTACGGCAGCTTTGATCCAGTGTCTCATGAGTGGAGCGATGGTGTTCTAGCAAATATGTTCAGAGAGTTTGCACAGTCTTATTCTGTGGACCGCAAGTGGATAGTGTTCGATGGCCCTGTGGATGCAATCTGGATAGAAAGCATGAACACAGTGCTCGATGATAATAAGAAGCTTTGTCTGATGTCTGGGGAGATCATAACTATGTCGAATAAGATGAATATGATGTTTGAACCTGAAGACCTGGAGCATGCATCACCAGCTACTGTCAGCCGATGTGGAATGATCTATATGGAGCCTTCTCAGCTAGGTTGGAACGCATTGTTCGAGTCGTATAAGAAGTATCTTAAAGAGAAGCTGCTGTTTGAGCAGTTCGAACTTGTCGTGGAGTTGGTTGACTGGTTAACAGTACCGATTTTCGACTTTATAAGCCGATATTGTAAGACGTTTATACCGGTATCGGAGCTTCATATGTTCTTGGTAAGTGTTATAGCTGTTAGACAGTGGATAGTTGTTGATAGCATAGTTTCGTGAAGGTAATACTTGACGTTTCAGTCTTTCACAAAACTTCTCACTGCGATGTTGGATGAGGAGACACAGGTTAGCACAGTCTGGTTGCAATGTATATTGTTGTTCAGCATGATTTGGGGCATGTGTTCAGTGTTGATCAGCGACAGCAGGAAATCTTTTGATGTTTATATAAGAAAAGTGTTGTTGGGTAATGATGAAGAGTGTCCCAGACCAAAATCATTTAAGTTGTCGAAGCAGCAACTATTTCCTGATAAGGGTACAGTGTACGAGTGGATATATGACAAGAGGAATAATGGCAGTTGGATATCTTGGACGGACACAACCTTAATGGTACATGCGCTTAcacatattaaaataaaatcattgttTCATGACCTCCAGTTTTGTATTCCAGACTTCGCTACTCCCTGAGTCAAAATCTAATCAACTAATCGTGCCGACCTCCGAGGTAGTGATCCAGAACTTCTTCCTAACAAACTTACTATATAGATCAATACCTCTTCTATTCGTTGGGCCAACCGGTACCGGCAAATCGGTAGTCATCTTGGACTACCTAGTGTCCTTGAACCGAGACAAATACCTAGAAAACGTGATAAACTTCAGCGCGTGCACCACAGCCTATCAAACGCAAGAAATGGTGATGTCGAAGCTAGACCGTAGAAGAAAGGGTGTCTACGGTCCGCAAATGGGAAAGAAATGTATTCTGTTCGTGGACGACTTGAGCGTGCCACAGAAAGAAGTCTATGGTGCTCAGCCACCCGTCGAATTAATCCGTCAGTGGGTAGATCATGGGCATTGGTTCGACGTGAAGGATACAACGATGTTATACTTGGTGGACATGTTTCTGATCATTGCAATGCTGCCACCGGGTGGTAGCTCGAACGTGGTGACCTCTAGATTAACTCGCCACACGCACATAATCGGCATCGACGTGTTCGAGGAGGCAACCATGTCCAAAATCTTCTCCACGATCCTGGACACTCATTTTTCAAAGGGGTTCCCTCAGGAAGTCGCAAGATTAGGGAAGATGATAGTCAGTGCCACCACTGACATATATTTCGCAGCGATCCAGAAGTTCTTGCCTACTCCAACTAAGAGTCACTATACATTCAACCTGCGAGATTTCAGCAGAGTCATCAAGGGCATCCTCCTGGTCCCAGCCTCCAGATTGCAGGACCCTGACAAATTGATTAGATTATGGATCCACGAAGTATATCGAGTGTTCAATGATAGACTAATAGATGAAAACGACCAGCAGATTCTGTTCCAAATGGTTCAGTACACCTGCTACGATCAGCTGCGTCAACCACTGGAAAAGGTGTTATCTCGGTTTCTGCAAGAGGGGGAGAAGGGAATTAAAGCTGTACACATTCGGGACCTCTTTTTCGGCAACTATATCGAGCCCGACGCCGATCCCAAGGTGTACGACGAAGTGGTGGACCTGGAGGACCTGCAGAGCAAGATGGACTACTATCTGATGGAGTACAACATGCTCTCGAAGACTCAAATGCCCCTGGTCTTGTTTAGGTACGCGATAGATCACATCTCGCGCGTCTCGCGTATACTTCTTCAAGAAAACGGTCATGCTCTTCTGGTAGGAATTGGCGGATCTGGCAGAAGCTCTTGCGCTAAACTGGCAACTAGTATGTGCGAGTATGTGATACATCAAATAGAGATGACCAGGACGTACGGATTCACGGAGTGGCGGGAGGACATGAAGAACCTGCTGTTGCGCGTCGGCTGTGACGGGAAGTCCACTAGTTTCCTTTTCGGGGATCATCAGATCAAGACCGAGTCTTTTGTGGAGGACATAAACATGATCCTGAACACTGCAGACATACCGAATTTGTACAACACTGAGGAGAAGGCTGAGATCATGGACAAGATgtcgaatttatctcgcgatacTGGCGGGAAAAAGGGAGAGACTACACCGATGACTTTGTACGCTTTGTTCCTGGAGAGAGTTGTGAAGAATCTTCACCTGATCCTGACCATGTCGCCGATCGGAAACGCGTTCAGGAACCGCCTCAGGATGTTCCCGTCATTGATCAACTGCTGCACCATCGACTGGTACACTATTTGGCCGGAAGACGCTTTAGAGAAGGTGGCAAGGATGTCCTTGCAGAACCTGCAGATCACCGACGAACTGCGGGAGAAGTGTGTCCACATTTCTAAAGAGTTTCACACGAGCATTACTCACGCCAGCGAGGACTATTTTAAAACGCAAGGTAGGagatactatatgtatatatacagatTGTAGCATGTAACTGGAACCACTtctattcttcttcttccttggTTTATCTTTATTAGTTTATTtcctttttcaatttatttatttgagtTCAAATTTCTTTATCTGTCACTTTCTCCTCTGTGTGTTCTACCCTTAGGTAGGAGGTATTATACCACTCCCACGAGCTTCCTGCAGCTGATTAAGCTTCTGGGCAAGCTGTACGACCAGAAGACTCAATCGATAGTGTTGCAGCAGAACCGCTACGTGACTGGTTTAGAGAAGCTGGATTTCGCAGCCGGCGAGATCGCGGTAATGAAGGAGGAGCTGCAGGAGCTGCAGCCTAAGCTAATGAAGCAGTCCGAGTTGAGCAACAAGCTTATGATCACGATAGAACAGGACACGATCAACATAGAGGCAAGGAAGGAGGTGGTGGCTGCCGAAGAAGCGTTAGCAAATGAAGCAGCTGCAGCGTCTCAGGCGATCAAGGACGACTGCGAGAGCGACCTCGCTGAAGCCACTCCTGCTCTAGAAGCTGCACTGGCTGCGTTGGATACCCTAAAACCCGCGGATATAACCATCGTTCGATCTATGAAGAGTCCACCAGCGGGTGTGAGATTGGTAATGGAAGCTGTCTGCGTGTTAAAAGGCGTGAAGCCCGAGAAGGTGACAGACCCAGCGACAGGTCAAACGGTGGAGGACTTCTGGCCAGCCTCCATAAAGGTCCTCGGTGACATGAAGTTCCTCGAGAGCCTGAGGAACTTTGACAAGGACAATGTGCCGCCGGCGTACATGAAGAAGATCCGCGATAAGTTCATTAACGACAGGAGCTTTCAACCAGAAGCCGTTAAGAAGGTCTCAACCGCTTGCGAAGGTCTTTGCAAATGGGTGAGAGCCATGGAGGTCTATGACAGGGTGATCAAGGTGGTGAAGCCAAAGCAGGAGATGCTAGCGGAAGCTGAAGCTGCTCTGGCCTTGCAGATGGAGGCTTTGAATGCGAAAAGAGCGCTCCTTCAGGATGTCAGCCAGAAACTGCAGGCTTTGAACGACGAATTCGCCGAATGCATGCGCGAGAAGAAGAAATTGGAGGATCAGATCAACTACAGCATGCAGAAGCTGGGCAGAGCTGAGAAGCTGCTGGGCGGTTTGAGCGGGGAGAAGAATAGGTGGAATGAAACTGCGATTGCGTTAGGCGAGAGCCTTCATAACGTCATAGGCGACGTACTGCTCTGTTCCGGAGTGATAGCTTACCTAGGAGCCTTCACGATCGACTACAGGACTAGCCTGATTGCTCAGTGGTACTCGTCCTGCCAGAAAATTAAGATCCCCTGTGGCGCGAAGTTTAGTTTGGTCGATGTTCTTGGTAAGCAGGTAGAGATCAGAGCGTGGACTATCTTTGGCCTACCTGCGGACAATTATTCCGTGGAAAATGGCATAATCGTGAAGAACGCTGACCGTTGGCCGCTCATGATTGACCCTCAGAATCAGGCGAATAAATGGGTGAAGAACATGGAGAAGGAGAACAAATTGGTCGTCATCAAACTCTCCGACCCGAATTACGTGAAGATAGTCGAAACTTGTATACAACTTGGTACACCCATTCTGTTGGAGAACATTCTAGAGGAGATCGATGCTATACTCGAGCCGGTGCTGCTGAAAAACATCTACAAGGAGCGTGGTGTGTTGTACATGAAGTTCGGCGAGAATGTCATCGAGTACAACACCGACTTCCGATTCTATATTACGACGTGTCTGAGGAATCCTCATTATCTGCCGGAAGTGGTCGTCAAGGTGACCTTGTTGAACTTCATGATCACTCCGCAGGGTTTGCAGGATCAGTTGTTGGGTATTGTTGTTGCTAAAGACCTGCCTATTCTTGAAGAGCGTAAAAATCAGATGATAGTGGAGGGTGCTAACAACAGGAAGATCCTCGAGGAGATAGAGAACAAAATCTTGGAGGTGTTGTCTTTATCGGAGGGCAATATATTGGAGGATGAAACCGCTATCACGATACTGTCCTCTTCAAAAGTACTGTCCGAGGACATTCAAGCGAAGCAGAAGATAGCTGCCAAAACAGCCATAGAGATCGACGACGCTCGCAACGGGTATAAACCGGTTTCAGAACACAGTTCCGTCCTCTTCTTCTGCATCTCGGAGCTGACGAATATAGACCCTATGTACCAGTACTCCTTGGTGTGGTTCATCCATTTGTATGTCATGGCAATAGCCCACAGTGAGCAGACCAAGAACCTGGAGGTCCGGATAAAGAGCATGAACCAGTACTTCACTGCGAGCATCTACAGGAATGTGTGCAGGTCAGAATTGGgcaaaggatatttcgaataaCGATTGAATTCAGTAGGACAAAATACAGTTccagttaataaataatagttttAGTTTACTTTATAAAATCGAAATGTTAATACGGTATATTGCTACCATTTTTCGTAAGAACTACAAATTCAATCGAAATCAATCATTTTAGTGGAATtatggaaattgaaaataattctcAACTCTGGTGCAGGTCTCTATTCGAGAAAGACAAGCTGATATTCTCCTTCGTCCTGTGCATTGGCCTGATGCGCGCCGCTGGACAGTTGGAAGAAAATCTTTGGACGTTCTTGCTGACCGGTGGAGTAGGTTTAGACAATCCTTTCCCTAATCCTGATCCATCTTGGTTGACCGATAGGTCCTGGTCCGAAGTGGTCAGAGCTACGGATCTGCGAGGACTTGGAAACCTGAAAGAGTCTTTCCAGAAGGACGCACGTCAGTGGAAGGCCTTCTACGACCTGCCCAATCCTCAGGAAAATCCTTTTCCTCCTCCGTTTGAGAAAGTGACCGAGAACTTGACGAAGCTGGTGATCCTCAGGTGTATAAGGCCGGATAAAATCGTGGCGGCTGTGAGGATCTTCATCATACACCATATGGGACAATACTTTGTTGAACCTCCTCCATTTAACCTTCAAGCGTCCTACAACGACTCCAGCAACGTGACTCCACttcttttcattttatcccCTGGATCTGATCCAATGGCTGGGCTGATTAGGTTTGCAGAGAACTATGGGATATCGAAGAAGAATCTCATGACCATATCTCTGGGCCAAGGTCAGGGCCCCATAGCCGCGAACATGATCAACGTGGGTATTACAACTGGAGAATGGGTGGTGCTACAAAATTGTCACTTGGCGGTCTCGTGGATGAATGAGCTTGATAGGATCTGTAGTGAAATCATCACCCCTGAAAATACGAATTTGAAATTTAGATTATGGTTGACTAGTTATCCGTCGAAGGATTTCCCTATTTCCATTCTGCAGAACGGCGTGAAGATGACCAACGAACCCCCAAAAGGGTTGAAGAATAATTTACTCAGAAGTTACTTGAATGATCCTATATCGGACCCTAAGTTTTATGCTAGTTGCAGAAAGATAGTAGAGTGGAGGCATCTGCTATTTGCTTTGTGCTTTTTCCATGCTGTCGTCCAAGAGAGACGTAACTTTGGACCTTTGGGTTGGAATATTCCATACGAGTTCAACGAGTCGGATCTGCGGATTAGTATTTTACAATTGCAGGTGAACTACCCAAGAATCCATCTTATCCTTAGCGATCTTATCAGTTTTAGTCTGAACGTGTTAACCAGGCTTTTAATGAATCATTGAACTCTTTCAGCTTTTCCTGAATGACTATGACAAGGTGCCTTTTGCTGCGCTTCTCTATCTAACAGGCGAATGTAATTATGGTGGACGCGTTACAGATGATAAGGATAGACGTCTGCTGATCTCTATACTTGAAGGATTCTACAATCCCCCAGTTGTCACTCAACAAGAGTAAGTATATTGCACATTTATAGATACTTACGCATCTATAAAATATTCGTGTCAAGTTGGTTGGTGTTCCTTGTCagcaagaataaataaatagaagacaaTAA encodes the following:
- the Dnah3 gene encoding dynein heavy chain 3, axonemal isoform X3, yielding MEDFQYYEAEMPRSIEEQRDSLLREINEQQSRYAEIEDSEIICLSSSETVTIELDTYDYNNLEEAKKYIIGKLREREDFDELLEGLKLEIIESYKQRLQYTILDCIILDVNERRRLRTETSPVEYQLLTIRAPVPWHQPKLIAEHYMQYNLFIGNDILRDIQDLYFSKYQDMMLLRIQDIGDLPISAFEIESRVSTLCEETRNKLMNEWLADVAEIFLEKKHIWSCLIEEHHNASTMLLKNYFHSVNTLLSKQLRMIVMKTLEHIRDFFIEYRNGNYFEGDYEDLMFYKPPFITIIIEPELGTPYLRCKPSIIEVRTMMSQCIDSIIKIATFIPRIETILFPELKCQDYLFCVSQHEEEVLQIISEILDVVSVHSTGPGIYLNYYNDLLYLLDGQAKQNLDNFFRIEPFPFLREFEHRIRDYDNLRKEITLFRSKIPLNMIEIDCSLVNETLRKVLHDLRSQICDYFADELRANNRDLCYNFDTIADTISKMPERTRDVVELYSYLCESRDSTMFNLKRQLARSIELLLFLFDYQPPTTEDINLSSRAITWPKEMDTVMELANARLNMRKEFLEEVLRIRKETFEHTIRSMELGIDQFKRKDPPLLNISEMEDSVKEVEHLSTGMDAIKNEAEEINEEESLLDIELTPYLTLPGMASIVNTLDTVWHTALSFHVNYDKWYYGPFADLDADEISETTESIWRTLYRLARVLTDIPGARRIVETVRGKVEKFKQLIPVLQIICTPGLEARHWNQISNIANAEIVPTETSSLSDMIDFGLLVHISKLEEVASAAVKEHGLQQNLQKMKAEWSNIFFDLTPYRETGVDILTSVDDIQMQLDDHILKAQTMRSSPFVKAFEQEMQEWEDKLLLMQDIIDQWLMCQATWMYLEPIFSSEDIMRQMPTEAKNFRRMDKIWRTIMKYVASNRRVLDATDMPKMLNEFKLCNQLLDEIQKGLNDYLEKKRLFFPRFFFLSNDELLEILSETKDPQRVQPHLKKCFEGISKLRFTAEEEIIGMLSDQEEYVPFSGKIYPADAKGMVEKWLSQVEKLMVTSLRDIAEESVIAYFTTPRDEWIFSWPGQIVICASQVHWTSEVCESFETRSIARYLMKCNYQIEEAVALVRGKLDSGARITMNALIVIDVHARDVVKLLVQNQVQDVMDFDWISQLRYYWLGNTITVAMITTSILYAFEYLGNTARLVITPLTDRCYRTLMGALKLNFGGSPEGPAGTGKTETAKDLAKAVAKQCVVFNCSDGLDYKAMGKFFKGLSQSGAWACFDEFNRIELEVLSVIAQQILSIQMAISMKLETFMFEGTELKLNPTCYIIITMNPGYAGRQELPDNLKVLFRSVAMMVPDYAMIGEITLYSFGFIDAKNLAEKIVHTYKLCSEQLSSQNHYDYGMRAVKTVLIAAGNLKLKYPMENESMLVLRAIIDVNLPKFLAQDVPLFNGIYTDLFPGVELPQPDRDELINLLKVILEKRNLQATPWYMEKIVQIYEMILVRHGLMIVGHTLSGKTMAYQCLAEALGELAGKRRATMREYQTVYKIINPKAITLEQLYGSFDPVSHEWSDGVLANMFREFAQSYSVDRKWIVFDGPVDAIWIESMNTVLDDNKKLCLMSGEIITMSNKMNMMFEPEDLEHASPATVSRCGMIYMEPSQLGWNALFESYKKYLKEKLLFEQFELVVELVDWLTVPIFDFISRYCKTFIPVSELHMFLSFTKLLTAMLDEETQVSTVWLQCILLFSMIWGMCSVLISDSRKSFDVYIRKVLLGNDEECPRPKSFKLSKQQLFPDKGTVYEWIYDKRNNGSWISWTDTTLMTSLLPESKSNQLIVPTSEVVIQNFFLTNLLYRSIPLLFVGPTGTGKSVVILDYLVSLNRDKYLENVINFSACTTAYQTQEMVMSKLDRRRKGVYGPQMGKKCILFVDDLSVPQKEVYGAQPPVELIRQWVDHGHWFDVKDTTMLYLVDMFLIIAMLPPGGSSNVVTSRLTRHTHIIGIDVFEEATMSKIFSTILDTHFSKGFPQEVARLGKMIVSATTDIYFAAIQKFLPTPTKSHYTFNLRDFSRVIKGILLVPASRLQDPDKLIRLWIHEVYRVFNDRLIDENDQQILFQMVQYTCYDQLRQPLEKVLSRFLQEGEKGIKAVHIRDLFFGNYIEPDADPKVYDEVVDLEDLQSKMDYYLMEYNMLSKTQMPLVLFRYAIDHISRVSRILLQENGHALLVGIGGSGRSSCAKLATSMCEYVIHQIEMTRTYGFTEWREDMKNLLLRVGCDGKSTSFLFGDHQIKTESFVEDINMILNTADIPNLYNTEEKAEIMDKMSNLSRDTGGKKGETTPMTLYALFLERVVKNLHLILTMSPIGNAFRNRLRMFPSLINCCTIDWYTIWPEDALEKVARMSLQNLQITDELREKCVHISKEFHTSITHASEDYFKTQGRRYYTTPTSFLQLIKLLGKLYDQKTQSIVLQQNRYVTGLEKLDFAAGEIAVMKEELQELQPKLMKQSELSNKLMITIEQDTINIEARKEVVAAEEALANEAAAASQAIKDDCESDLAEATPALEAALAALDTLKPADITIVRSMKSPPAGVRLVMEAVCVLKGVKPEKVTDPATGQTVEDFWPASIKVLGDMKFLESLRNFDKDNVPPAYMKKIRDKFINDRSFQPEAVKKVSTACEGLCKWVRAMEVYDRVIKVVKPKQEMLAEAEAALALQMEALNAKRALLQDVSQKLQALNDEFAECMREKKKLEDQINYSMQKLGRAEKLLGGLSGEKNRWNETAIALGESLHNVIGDVLLCSGVIAYLGAFTIDYRTSLIAQWYSSCQKIKIPCGAKFSLVDVLGKQVEIRAWTIFGLPADNYSVENGIIVKNADRWPLMIDPQNQANKWVKNMEKENKLVVIKLSDPNYVKIVETCIQLGTPILLENILEEIDAILEPVLLKNIYKERGVLYMKFGENVIEYNTDFRFYITTCLRNPHYLPEVVVKVTLLNFMITPQGLQDQLLGIVVAKDLPILEERKNQMIVEGANNRKILEEIENKILEVLSLSEGNILEDETAITILSSSKVLSEDIQAKQKIAAKTAIEIDDARNGYKPVSEHSSVLFFCISELTNIDPMYQYSLVWFIHLYVMAIAHSEQTKNLEVRIKSMNQYFTASIYRNVCRSLFEKDKLIFSFVLCIGLMRAAGQLEENLWTFLLTGGVGLDNPFPNPDPSWLTDRSWSEVVRATDLRGLGNLKESFQKDARQWKAFYDLPNPQENPFPPPFEKVTENLTKLVILRCIRPDKIVAAVRIFIIHHMGQYFVEPPPFNLQASYNDSSNVTPLLFILSPGSDPMAGLIRFAENYGISKKNLMTISLGQGQGPIAANMINVGITTGEWVVLQNCHLAVSWMNELDRICSEIITPENTNLKFRLWLTSYPSKDFPISILQNGVKMTNEPPKGLKNNLLRSYLNDPISDPKFYASCRKIVEWRHLLFALCFFHAVVQERRNFGPLGWNIPYEFNESDLRISILQLQLFLNDYDKVPFAALLYLTGECNYGGRVTDDKDRRLLISILEGFYNPPVVTQQEYCFSKSCMYRMPVNTDQQGCIAYIRSLPINQQPEVYGLHENADITKDNQESMQLLDGALLTQPQISGVGVERDVDAMVFSLCDDIQSKIRPPFDVIEVAKKYPVLYMNSMNTVLRQELIRFNDLLDVLRNTLVNVQKAIKGLVLMSAELEEVFTSMSIGKVPAAWNKKSYPSLKPLGSYINDLIERLEFFQNWIDHDSPNVFWISGFFFTQSFLTGVLQNFARKNRIPIDRLDFEFDVTKFETNVKSTPSYGVYIKGLFLEGARWNREIGAIDESKPKIMFDVLPVIWLQPGRKADFIPKPVYHCPVYKTSERRGVLATTGHSSNFVLYILLLTHVSESHWIRRGTASLCQLDD